GGCGTGGCGTCAGGCGGTCGGCAAGGCGGCGTGAGCGGCAGCCGACTCAGCCGAAGATTCGCGACAGAGGCAGGGAGACGCCAGACAGCGCCCGGCACTCGAGCACGTCTCCACCGGAGCGCACTTCCCGGCTCCGGTAGCGTCCTTGCGCCTCATCGGGGTCCCGGTACACCTCGATGCACTCCCGCTCCACATCCACCAGCCAGTACTCCGGGATGGATGCACGGGCGTAGAGGCGAGCCTTCACCTCGCGGTCTCGCGCGAGGGAGGCGCTCGCCACCTCCACCACCAGGAGCGCATGGTGCGGATGCTCTCCTCGAGACCTGGCTGCCGCAGGTACCACTGCGAGATCCGGCTCGGGTTC
The nucleotide sequence above comes from Hyalangium gracile. Encoded proteins:
- a CDS encoding Uma2 family endonuclease — encoded protein: MVEVEAPLAALGTPHRFTVDAYHRMLESGILDEDDHVELLEGVIVEMSPQGAAHANIITRLTRLLVLSLSESFEVRPQLPLTLDAQSEPEPDLAVVPAAARSRGEHPHHALLVVEVASASLARDREVKARLYARASIPEYWLVDVERECIEVYRDPDEAQGRYRSREVRSGGDVLECRALSGVSLPLSRIFG